One window of the Trifolium pratense cultivar HEN17-A07 linkage group LG2, ARS_RC_1.1, whole genome shotgun sequence genome contains the following:
- the LOC123910785 gene encoding outer envelope pore protein 37, chloroplastic-like, producing the protein MDSTTGNPNYTVQSSPVVDPLSSTNHIHNRPIFSFPSRPALRITTEFDSESAVFFHKISCKILDSLAKFKLSFHNNSKGDVSEPQISFVSKHLSLHYDLEDHSALIKSSIDVGPRLKLTGVHDVKAQQGEVTMVANVADPGYTLQLSTALPSAGLPKATFRFPLGEVSLQEKEEEEDEQVKNLLSVSGILKGQFLKGVCTAHYNDEELKLRYRYKDDEMSFLPTLSLPSNALSFAFKRRFGLSDKLSYWYNCDSNYWSAVYKHTYGEDFKFKAGYDSDVRLGWASLWVGDEGGKAKTAPMKMKVQFMLQVPQDDIKSSVLMFRVKKRWDI; encoded by the exons ATGGATTCAACAACAGGAAACCCTAATTACACGGTGCAATCCTCCCCGGTGGTTGATCCTCTGTCGTCAACTAATCATATTCATAATCGGCCCATCTTCTCATTTCCAAGTAGGCCTGCCCTCAGAATTACCACCGAGTTTGACAGTGAAAGCGCAGTCTTCTTCCACAAAATTTCTTGTAAGATTTTGGACAGCCTTGCCAAGTTCAAGTTATCTTTCCACAATAACAGTAAAGGTGATGTCTCCGAACCTCAGATCAGTTTTGTATCCAAGCACCTTAGCCTCCACTACGACCTTGAAGACCATAGTGCTCTCATTAAGAGTTCCATTGACGTTGGTCCCAGATTGAAACTCACAGGTGTCCATGATGTCAAG GCTCAACAAGGAGAGGTTACAATGGTTGCAAACGTCGCTGATCCTGGATATACACTTCAACTATCAACAGCACTTCCATCCGCTGGACTG CCAAAAGCAACCTTCAGATTTCCTCTAGGTGAAGTTTCATTGCAAGAGAAAGAGGAGGAGGAGGACGAACAAGTCAAGAATTTGTTGTCAGTGAGTGGGATTCTTAAAGGTCAATTTTTGAAGGGTGTCTGCACTGCCCATTACAATGATGAAGAATTGAAGTTAAGATACCGCTACAAG GACGACGAAATGTCATTTCTTCCAACACTTTCGCTCCCTTCAAATGCTTTGTCATTTGCTTTCAAGCGTAGGTTTGGTCTTTCTGACAAATTAAG TTACTGGTACAATTGTGATTCCAACTATTGGAGTGCTGTCTACAAGCATACCTACGGTGAAGATTTCAAATTTAAAGCTGGTTATGATTCAGATGTTCGTCTTGGCTGGGCATCCCTTTGG GTTGGAGATGAAGGCGGGAAAGCAAAAACAGCTCCGATGAAGATGAAAGTTCAATTCATGCTTCAAGTGCCACAGGATGACATAAAATCTTCAGTTTTGATGTTTCGGGTTAAGAAGAGATGGGACATTTAA
- the LOC123910783 gene encoding ankyrin repeat protein SKIP35-like — protein MIEAQLENPIQMEIKSQEYKIEFQVNENQSFAAEKGEPRMSTPHCCNAKKLKSRAAIIDREKVVLEKKLCRQDRIELGRLLQGAVSSHNWELAESLIFVADPQTLNDALCITLDSIWFLSTEPELNGITVFIRKIIANGAYDFTRATLRTSFLASCVSACQSRTMSLVDTITVMAQRLHERLQECNGDEVLKAEAGAKVQKFTEWALKCIGIHSHLQDDSDNVIHNSAVETQLRLSAFKTFLDLAGNHLTGKDFSEAFDAACFPLTLFSSSFDPGWAFGVSASVIQGLLGMLVEGGADNVNQCFLEASRFGSTELVRVLLQIAQRNNLDVDVDLALGFASHYCKIGTMECLVEEGNAIAFLGPLMRAAERGCMQVVEWFVQRGCRDMELCLALTAATSSCQVHIASYLLPHVPQQVLAALSVEILKAAGERSGGSLDGVAFLLQSDFLGDPAATYAVADIIAKLEDDAVAPELKAFLNEHWSEGAYIEGLRIGKEHYMNLVRIIKWGESPICLRDLPGPLIVAIAYLPLYRECVKVGGCLFSQRLRGQLVEAARSLGDRVFDEVTNGRELLLILERHLPQFLLPPASVA, from the exons ATGATTGAAGCACAACTGGAAAATCCCATTCAGATGGAAATTAAATCACAAGAGTACAAAATTGAATTCCAGGTAAATGAAAATCAATCTTTTGCAGCAGAGAAAGGAGAGCCAAGAATGTCCACTCCTCATTGTTGCAATGCCAAGAAGCTCAAATCCAGGGCCGCCATAATTGATCGTGAGAAAGTAGTGTTGGAGAAGAAACTATGTAGACAAGACAGGATTGAATTGGGTCGGTTATTGCAAGGTGCAGTGAGTTCCCATAATTGGGAACTTGCAgaaagtttaatttttgttgCTGATCCACAAACACTTAATGATGCCTTGTGTATTACACTGGATTCCATCTGGTTCTTGAGCACAGAGCCAGAGCTTAATGGGATAACTGTATTTATCAGGAAGATCATTGCTAATGGTGCTTATGACTTCACTAGAGCTACTCTAAGGACTTCATTCCTTGCTTCATGTGTCTCTGCATGCCAGAGCAGAACAATGAGTCTTGTTGATACTATCACCGTAATGGCTCAGAG ATTGCATGAGCGTCTCCAGGAATGCAATGGAGATGAAGTCTTGAAGGCAGAAGCTGGTGCTAAGGTGCAAAAGTTTACTGAATGGGCTCTGAAATGTATTGGCATCCATTCCCATCTTCAGGATGATAGTGATAATGTAATACACAACTCAGCTGTTGAGACCCAGCTCCGGTTATCTGCCTTTAAGACCTTCCTTGATCTTGCTGGCAACCACCTTACAGGGAAGGACTTCAGTGAGGCCTTTGATGCAGCTTGTTTTCCTCTTACTCTTTTCTCAAGCTCATTTGATCCAGGTTGGGCATTTGGTGTGTCGGCTTCTGTGATCCAAGGGTTGCTGGGCATGTTGGTAGAGGGAGGTGCAGACAATGTCAATCAGTGTTTCTTGGAGGCTTCACGTTTTGGCAGTACAGAACTGGTCCGTGTACTATTGCAG ATTGCCCAAAGAAACAACTTGGATGTTGATGTTGACTTGGCGTTGGGATTTGCCTCTCATTACTGCAAGATAGGCACTATGGAGTGCTTGGTGGAAGAGGGAAACGCAATAGCCTTTTTGGGCCCTTTGATGAGAGCTGCTGAGAGGGGCTGTATGCAAGTTGTTGAGTGGTTTGTGCAAAGGGGTTGCCGAGACATGGAGCTCTGCCTTGCCCTTACTGCAGCCACTTCTAGCTGCCAAGTTCACATTGCTTCTTATCTTCTTCCCCATGTACCCCAGCAGGTTCTTGCAGCACTTAGTGTTGAAATTCTCAAAGCTGCTGGTGAACGCAGTGGTGGATCTCTTGATGGTGTAGCATTTCTCCTCCAATCTGACTTCTTAGGTGACCCTGCAGCTACATATGCAGTTGCAGACATCATTGCTAAATTGGAGGATGATGCTGTTGCTCCGGAGCTAAAGGCATTTCTTAACGAGCATTGGTCAGAAGGAGCTTATATAGAGGGATTAAGGATAGGGAAAGAGCATTACATGAACCTTGTGAGAATCATTAAATGGGGCGAGTCTCCTATTTGCTTGAGAGATCTTCCTGGCCCGCTGATAGTGGCAATTGCTTATCTCCCACTTTATAGAGAGTGTGTCAAGGTGGGGGGCTGTTTGTTTTCTCAACGACTTAGGGGACAATTGGTTGAAGCCGCACGAAGTCTTGGGGATAGGGTCTTTGATGAAGTGACCAATGGAAGAGAGCTACTGTTAATTTTGGAGCGCCATCTTCCTCAATTTTTGCTCCCTCCCGCCAGTGTTGCTTAG
- the LOC123910786 gene encoding uncharacterized protein LOC123910786, whose product MSSKLGRAFYPDELFVATHKKKTGDWVDRRSEKTHAEYLENLAKVTQTYGGATRDTQEVDGSQRIQIWKDVSKGKSRGRCYGTGHLAKNLKYKNLIYEAEAPHNRAENQIIEAARAEAAAARADVEAARAEVAAARADADAARVEAAASTARTRSLEIKFEEFQSRMMALETASCSGHSRQSSHPHYDNELDDQSVDEEKDA is encoded by the exons ATG AGTTCTAAGCTTGGGAGAGCTTTCTATCCCGATGAACTTTTTGTGGCTACCCACAAAAAGAAGACTGGCGATTGGGTTGATCGTCGTTCTGAGAAAACTCAT GCCGAATATCTTGAAAATTTGGCCAAAGTGACACAAACTTATGGTGGTGCTACTCGTGACACTCAAGAGGTTGATGGATCGCAAAGAATTCAAATATGGAAAGATGTTTCCAAGGGTAAGTCTCGGGGAAGATGTTATGGTACTGGACACTTGGCTAAAAACCTTAAGTATAAAAACTTGATTTATGAGGCAGAGGCACCTCACAATAGGGCAGAGAACCAGATCATTGAAGCTGCTAGAGCCGAGGCTGCTGCAGCACGTGCAGATGTTGAGGCTGCTAGAGCTGAGGTTGCTGCAGCACGTGCAGATGCTGATGCTGCTAGAGTCGAGGCTGCTGCGTCAACTGCGAGAACCAGATCATTGGAAATAAAGTTTGAAGAATTCCAAAGTCGCATGATGGCTTTGGAGACGGCCTCCTGTAGTGGTCATTCTCGTCAGAGTTCTCATCCTCATTATGATAATGAATTGGATGATCAATCGGTTGATGAAGAGAAAGATGCTTGA